Genomic DNA from Rubinisphaera margarita:
TTGGGTTACTTGCCGGTCCCGAGGAAATCTTTGATGCAGCCGTAGATGCCGTTCTTGTCTTCGATGAGCGAGGTCGTCACGTTGTCGAAAATCTCGGCAATGTGGCGGACTTCGCGGAGGTATTCCCCGGAGCCGTACGGGCTTTCGACCTGTCCGTAACAGAACAGATTGCTGACGGGGAGAATGTGATTCTTCAGGATCGACAGGCAGGCGTTGTTGTCATCGCCCCAGTTGTCGCCGTCGGAGAACTGGAAGACGTAGATGTTCCAGTCGGCGACCGGGTACCGTGATTCGATGATGTGGCTGATCTTCTCATAAGCCGACGAGATCCGTGTGCCGCCACTTTCGCGAATGCGAAAGAACGTATCCTCATCGACTTCATGAGCAGCCGCGTCGTGAACGACGTAACGCTTCTGCAGACCGCGATACTGCGACGACAGCCAGGTATCGATCCAGAAGGCCGCCGTGCGGACGATCTCTTTCTGCTCGTCGCCCATCGAGCCGGACACGTCCATCACATAGATGATGACCGCGTTCGCCCGTGGCTCGCTGACGGTCGTCCAGCTCTTGTAAACAGTGTCATCACGTGTCGGGATGACGATCGGGCGATCGGGATTGTACTGTCCGGTCGCGATCTGTCGTTTCAGGGCCTGCTTGTAGGTGCGCTTGAAGTGACGCAGGGAATCGGGA
This window encodes:
- a CDS encoding DUF444 family protein produces the protein MTQNIDRDLQRFKHIVKGKVRGNLRKYVTHGEMLGRKGREVVSIPVPNIDIPHFRHGKKGSGGAGQGEGEVGQSLGPGEPEPGTGEAGSEPGRHVREVEVSLEELAMMLGEELELPNIVPKGAETLDAVKDRYNSVSQVGPDSLRHFKRTYKQALKRQIATGQYNPDRPIVIPTRDDTVYKSWTTVSEPRANAVIIYVMDVSGSMGDEQKEIVRTAAFWIDTWLSSQYRGLQKRYVVHDAAAHEVDEDTFFRIRESGGTRISSAYEKISHIIESRYPVADWNIYVFQFSDGDNWGDDNNACLSILKNHILPVSNLFCYGQVESPYGSGEYLREVRHIAEIFDNVTTSLIEDKNGIYGCIKDFLGTGK